One genomic segment of Fusobacterium nucleatum includes these proteins:
- a CDS encoding type IV pilus twitching motility protein PilT → MNIEKIFDYARENNISDIHLLEGEKIYFRKDGEIIEYDGTDTVSKEELLEICNGKIEEDFAYTDSKSQRYRVNSFLTRGKLALVIRIINKESIKLKGKFINKLIDEKILSLKDGLVLVTGITGSGKSTTLANIIEKFNENKNLKILTIEDPIEYIFENKKSLIIQRELGKDVESFEKALKSSLRQDPDVIILGEIRDEESLYSALKLAETGHLVFSTLHTINTVESVNRLISMVRSEKKDFIREQLASILRFVLSQELHREKKTIPIFEILNNTKAVANLILNNKLNQIPTLIESGIENFMITKSKYLKNLEIESD, encoded by the coding sequence ATGAATATAGAAAAAATATTTGATTATGCTAGAGAAAATAATATTTCAGATATACATTTACTTGAAGGTGAAAAAATATATTTTAGAAAAGATGGAGAAATAATAGAATATGATGGTACTGACACAGTAAGTAAAGAGGAGCTTTTGGAAATTTGTAATGGAAAAATTGAAGAAGATTTTGCTTATACAGATTCTAAAAGTCAGAGATATAGAGTAAATTCTTTTCTAACAAGAGGAAAACTAGCCTTAGTTATTAGAATAATAAATAAAGAGTCAATAAAGCTTAAAGGAAAATTTATTAATAAATTAATTGATGAAAAAATTTTATCTTTAAAAGATGGTTTGGTTTTAGTAACTGGAATTACAGGAAGTGGTAAATCAACAACTCTTGCTAATATAATAGAAAAATTTAATGAAAATAAAAATTTAAAAATTTTAACAATAGAAGACCCTATTGAATATATTTTTGAGAATAAAAAGTCTTTAATTATTCAAAGAGAACTGGGAAAAGATGTTGAAAGTTTTGAAAAAGCTTTAAAAAGTTCACTAAGACAAGATCCAGATGTTATAATATTAGGAGAAATTAGAGATGAAGAGAGTTTGTATTCAGCTTTAAAATTAGCAGAAACAGGACATTTAGTTTTCTCAACCTTACATACTATAAATACAGTTGAGAGTGTAAATAGACTAATTTCTATGGTAAGAAGTGAGAAAAAAGACTTTATAAGAGAACAACTAGCCTCAATTTTAAGATTTGTTCTTTCACAAGAATTGCATAGAGAAAAGAAAACTATCCCAATTTTTGAAATTTTAAATAATACTAAGGCAGTTGCAAATTTAATTTTAAATAATAAATTAAATCAAATTCCTACTCTTATTGAAAGTGGAATAGAAAATTTTATGATAACAAAGTCAAAATATTTAAAAAATTTAGAAATAGAGAGTGATTAA